In Caproiciproducens sp. NJN-50, the following are encoded in one genomic region:
- a CDS encoding YkvI family membrane protein, which translates to MINKNKMPVAIGVAFVWFTTQFGGGFASGAQLYSYFVKFGIWALITPVLAQAFGAFFQWYGLRYAKRHETYDYRTFTDKFYGDFGEKARPIFSNLYELVYLFTICLAPSVAFATGGATLHALTGIPYIVCTVIIGLIIFVLTIYGTDLVRAAASTVSVVIIAGLLLVYVPNIFAQWGTISANIGQMAAAPAPAGPAFWRCFVYAAFQLASIGLLMQHAEPFKDEKEAKKSMVYGFIVNAFIIFMCTVGLIAIVNNPDLKTAQVPTLLMVQTGVGASFLTPVISILIILGAVSTAVNMIAGVIARYVNAWNRKDASPEVSKQNLMKRTIIIAVIFTLLTFAIAQFGLIPLVNTGYGYLGYLTIIVVVVPFVVHMIMTKNGKIDAEYKKN; encoded by the coding sequence ATGATCAATAAAAATAAGATGCCGGTCGCGATTGGCGTAGCGTTTGTCTGGTTTACCACGCAGTTCGGCGGAGGCTTTGCCTCGGGCGCCCAGCTGTATTCTTACTTTGTCAAATTTGGAATTTGGGCACTGATTACACCGGTTCTCGCACAGGCTTTCGGCGCGTTCTTCCAGTGGTACGGCCTTCGCTATGCCAAGAGGCACGAGACCTATGATTATCGTACTTTTACCGATAAGTTTTACGGCGATTTCGGAGAAAAAGCCAGACCGATTTTTTCGAACCTGTACGAGCTCGTTTACCTGTTCACCATCTGCCTGGCCCCGTCGGTGGCCTTTGCGACGGGCGGCGCGACGCTGCACGCGCTGACCGGCATTCCGTACATTGTCTGCACCGTGATCATCGGCCTGATTATTTTCGTACTGACTATTTATGGGACCGACCTTGTCCGGGCGGCGGCTTCCACCGTTTCGGTCGTGATCATCGCGGGCCTGCTGCTGGTCTATGTTCCCAACATCTTTGCGCAGTGGGGAACGATCTCGGCCAACATCGGCCAGATGGCCGCCGCTCCCGCACCGGCGGGCCCGGCGTTTTGGAGGTGCTTCGTGTACGCAGCTTTCCAGCTGGCGTCGATCGGCCTTCTGATGCAGCATGCCGAGCCGTTTAAAGACGAGAAGGAAGCCAAGAAATCAATGGTTTACGGCTTTATCGTCAATGCCTTCATCATTTTCATGTGCACGGTCGGCCTGATTGCCATTGTCAACAACCCGGATCTGAAAACCGCTCAGGTTCCGACCCTGCTGATGGTCCAGACGGGCGTCGGCGCCTCGTTCCTCACCCCGGTCATCTCGATCCTGATCATTCTCGGCGCGGTGTCGACTGCCGTCAATATGATCGCGGGCGTGATTGCGCGCTATGTCAACGCCTGGAACAGGAAAGACGCCTCGCCGGAAGTGTCCAAGCAAAATCTGATGAAGCGCACCATTATCATCGCGGTGATTTTCACGCTGCTGACCTTTGCGATCGCGCAGTTCGGTCTGATTCCTCTCGTCAACACGGGATACGGATATCTTGGCTATCTGACGATTATCGTTGTCGTTGTCCCGTTTGTTGTCCACATGATTATGACGAAGAATGGGAAAATCGACGCGGAATACAAGAAAAACTGA
- a CDS encoding CaiB/BaiF CoA transferase family protein, protein MSKPLEGVRVVELANFIAAAAAGRFMADLGADVVKIEAAKGDPLRYTAPSEGRPLDMVENTTWDLENGNKRCISLNMKDPAGKEAFFKLLDTADVLITNWRVQALQKLGLDYDSLKGRYPKLVYAICTGYGEYGPDRNLPGFDFTAFFARGGYLDSLRQKGTVPMNVVPGLGDHNVGMNLAAGILAALYQAKIKGVGEKVETSLFESSIYNMGMMVEASNYEGIAQQYPIDVRKSANPFNAAWRTKDDRFIQTCMPDYNTYYKAFITAVGREDLVGSENYFPILTCQEKGLTSEVYDIVMDAFSKKTVEEWKEILVAADVPFSVAQNWVEIRNDKQAEANNCFYDMKYPNGHIRRLVRLPVKFQEMGVPDYRPGPMIGEQGPEILKELGYDDGQVRDMLEKGSLYVWKDEHKK, encoded by the coding sequence ATGAGCAAACCGTTGGAAGGAGTCCGGGTCGTCGAACTGGCGAATTTTATCGCGGCGGCGGCCGCCGGACGGTTTATGGCAGATCTCGGCGCCGACGTCGTCAAGATTGAAGCGGCGAAAGGGGACCCGCTCAGATATACGGCGCCGTCCGAGGGCAGGCCGCTCGACATGGTTGAGAACACCACGTGGGACCTTGAGAACGGCAACAAACGCTGCATCTCTCTCAATATGAAGGACCCCGCCGGCAAAGAGGCTTTTTTCAAGCTCCTTGACACGGCCGATGTCCTGATCACCAACTGGAGAGTCCAGGCCCTCCAGAAGCTGGGACTGGACTATGACAGCCTGAAGGGCAGGTATCCGAAGCTGGTTTACGCCATCTGCACCGGATACGGCGAATACGGCCCGGACAGGAACCTTCCGGGGTTCGATTTCACGGCGTTTTTCGCCAGGGGCGGATATCTCGATTCGCTTCGCCAGAAAGGCACCGTCCCGATGAACGTTGTCCCCGGGCTCGGCGACCACAATGTCGGTATGAACCTGGCGGCCGGGATCCTGGCGGCTCTGTATCAGGCAAAAATCAAAGGAGTCGGAGAAAAGGTTGAAACATCCCTTTTTGAAAGCTCGATCTATAACATGGGCATGATGGTTGAGGCCTCCAATTACGAAGGCATCGCGCAGCAGTACCCGATCGACGTCAGGAAATCCGCCAACCCCTTCAATGCGGCGTGGAGGACCAAGGACGACCGTTTCATTCAGACCTGCATGCCGGATTACAATACATACTACAAGGCGTTTATCACGGCTGTCGGCAGGGAGGATCTTGTGGGCAGCGAGAACTATTTCCCGATTCTGACCTGCCAGGAGAAGGGCCTCACTTCCGAGGTTTACGATATTGTCATGGATGCGTTCAGCAAGAAAACCGTCGAGGAGTGGAAAGAAATTCTGGTGGCGGCCGACGTTCCGTTCTCCGTTGCCCAGAACTGGGTGGAAATCAGGAACGACAAGCAGGCCGAGGCAAACAACTGCTTCTACGACATGAAATACCCGAACGGCCATATCAGAAGACTGGTCAGGCTGCCGGTCAAGTTCCAGGAAATGGGCGTCCCGGATTACAGGCCGGGGCCGATGATCGGCGAGCAGGGGCCGGAGATCCTGAAAGAACTGGGATACGATGACGGGCAGGTCAGGGATATGTTGGAAAAGGGTTCTCTGTATGTCTGGAAAGATGAACATAAGAAGTAG
- a CDS encoding class I adenylate-forming enzyme family protein, whose protein sequence is MELISKTIGECLKERVHLSGRCTAIEMGGFHCTFEQLDRFSDFAAARMEEDGVGKGTHAGIWCANGPDWVLAFLALAKIGAVPVLINTCFRDAEVTRVLNYADVEVLYYGAGNESLIERIRRKTARVKKFIPIGEKGAGTWAGSLVGTAPPPPADLKRVEGKKKAVRPEDPACMIFTSGTTSFSKGVLLSHYSLVNNSRAMVEAMHWKEDDKMCLTVPLFHCFGITAGILACLLSGAEMDLLPCFKTAYVWDALERGRCTILNGVPSMFLALIRKSEHCGRRADTLRSGIIAGSPVTPEEYAEICRRFPQMHLQPSYGQTETSPCVTIAGWDDPGEKKGASAGRLIDHVSARIADLKTGGVLGRDLDGEIQVKGYNVMLGYYRLPEVTAGAFTEDGWLRTGDIGNFDGSGELHVTGRLKEMIIRGGENISPREIERVIKRLKWVDQVKVVGVPADVLQEEIAACIIPRQGCGINKDELVDFLKPRLARYKMPAYILEFDGFPVNASGKIDLKGLKSKAAAMAGEEKRVRKDGGCAKMKF, encoded by the coding sequence ATGGAACTTATCAGTAAAACAATCGGCGAATGCTTAAAAGAGCGCGTCCATCTCAGCGGAAGGTGCACAGCGATTGAAATGGGCGGCTTTCACTGCACGTTTGAGCAGCTGGATCGGTTTTCGGACTTTGCCGCGGCCCGGATGGAAGAAGACGGGGTCGGAAAAGGGACCCATGCGGGGATCTGGTGCGCCAACGGTCCGGATTGGGTGCTCGCTTTTCTGGCGCTTGCGAAGATCGGCGCCGTGCCCGTGCTGATCAACACCTGCTTTCGGGACGCGGAGGTCACACGCGTCCTCAATTACGCAGATGTGGAGGTCCTGTACTACGGTGCAGGCAATGAAAGCCTGATCGAGAGGATCAGGAGAAAAACAGCGAGAGTAAAAAAATTTATTCCCATTGGGGAAAAGGGAGCCGGAACCTGGGCGGGCAGCCTTGTCGGAACCGCCCCTCCGCCGCCGGCCGATTTGAAAAGGGTGGAAGGGAAAAAGAAAGCGGTGAGACCGGAGGATCCGGCCTGCATGATTTTTACTTCGGGAACCACGTCCTTCTCCAAGGGAGTGCTTCTCAGCCATTACAGCCTGGTGAACAATTCCCGTGCCATGGTCGAAGCCATGCATTGGAAGGAAGACGATAAAATGTGCCTTACGGTCCCTCTGTTCCACTGCTTCGGGATCACGGCCGGAATCCTTGCCTGCCTGCTCAGCGGCGCGGAAATGGACCTGCTGCCCTGCTTTAAAACGGCCTACGTATGGGATGCGCTGGAACGCGGGCGCTGCACCATCCTGAACGGCGTCCCGAGCATGTTCCTGGCGCTGATCCGGAAGTCGGAGCATTGCGGACGGCGCGCCGACACCCTCAGGTCCGGCATCATCGCGGGTTCCCCCGTCACGCCGGAAGAATACGCGGAAATCTGCCGCAGGTTCCCCCAGATGCATCTGCAGCCTTCGTACGGCCAGACGGAAACTTCGCCGTGCGTGACGATCGCCGGCTGGGATGATCCCGGGGAAAAAAAGGGCGCGTCCGCCGGAAGATTGATCGACCATGTCAGCGCGCGCATCGCCGACCTCAAAACCGGCGGCGTTCTGGGGCGGGATCTCGACGGCGAAATTCAGGTGAAGGGGTACAATGTGATGCTTGGGTATTACAGGCTTCCGGAAGTGACGGCCGGAGCCTTTACCGAAGACGGCTGGCTCAGGACGGGAGATATCGGGAACTTTGACGGCTCCGGGGAGCTTCACGTCACCGGAAGGCTGAAAGAAATGATCATCAGGGGCGGAGAGAACATCTCTCCGCGTGAAATAGAGAGAGTCATCAAAAGGCTGAAATGGGTGGATCAGGTCAAGGTCGTGGGCGTCCCGGCCGACGTGCTTCAGGAGGAGATCGCGGCGTGCATCATACCGAGGCAGGGGTGCGGCATCAACAAGGATGAACTTGTGGATTTTTTAAAGCCGCGGCTGGCGCGGTATAAAATGCCCGCTTATATTTTAGAATTTGACGGTTTCCCAGTGAATGCGAGCGGCAAAATCGATTTAAAGGGCCTGAAATCAAAAGCGGCGGCCATGGCCGGCGAAGAAAAACGCGTCCGGAAAGACGGCGGCTGCGCGAAAATGAAATTTTAG